The proteins below are encoded in one region of Halogranum gelatinilyticum:
- a CDS encoding NAD(P)/FAD-dependent oxidoreductase, translated as MQIAVLGAGYAGLTLARRLEDRLPDAADIVVVDESETHLVQHEVHRVVRQPSIVDAITVPLDEVLDRADVITARVETVDADAGMAELDTGETLDYDYAAVCLGAETAYYGLPGVEEHSTPLKRVADAEQIREDFLDVCETGGTVVVGGAGLSGVQIAGELAALADEEGASESVDVVLLEQLDAVAPNFPENFQEAVHDELVTRSVDVRTGQTVVEATADEIELESGSQAYDQFVWTGGITGSEAMDGDRPTVRNDLRLNRSTFVVGDAARAVDADGEAVPASASAAIREAGTVAGNIAKLVDHDLTNPDDFAPRMKPYRFEVPGWIVSVGDGAVAQVGPTVVRGPAARAMKATVGAGYLGSVKAIKQAAELVREELGHGHGGLDDLNDLDDLAPEELDEVSADEVFDRVDEVTIDVLGEDDEDEDENEDEEGDEF; from the coding sequence ATGCAAATCGCTGTCCTCGGCGCAGGCTACGCTGGGTTGACCCTCGCCCGCAGACTCGAAGACCGACTGCCCGACGCGGCCGACATCGTCGTCGTCGACGAGTCCGAGACCCATCTCGTCCAACACGAAGTCCACCGGGTCGTCCGCCAGCCCTCCATCGTCGACGCCATCACCGTCCCGCTGGACGAGGTGCTCGACCGCGCGGACGTCATCACCGCCCGGGTCGAGACCGTCGACGCCGACGCGGGGATGGCCGAACTCGACACCGGCGAGACGCTGGACTACGACTACGCCGCCGTCTGTCTCGGAGCCGAGACGGCCTACTACGGCCTGCCGGGCGTCGAGGAGCACAGCACGCCCCTCAAGCGCGTCGCCGACGCCGAGCAGATCCGTGAGGACTTCCTCGACGTTTGTGAGACGGGCGGCACCGTCGTCGTCGGCGGCGCGGGTCTCTCGGGCGTACAGATCGCGGGCGAACTCGCCGCGCTCGCCGACGAGGAGGGCGCGAGCGAGTCGGTCGACGTCGTCCTGCTCGAACAGCTGGACGCCGTCGCGCCCAACTTCCCCGAGAACTTTCAGGAGGCCGTTCACGACGAACTCGTCACTCGCAGTGTCGACGTGCGGACCGGCCAGACGGTCGTCGAGGCGACGGCCGACGAGATCGAACTGGAGTCGGGGAGCCAGGCGTACGACCAGTTCGTCTGGACCGGGGGCATCACCGGCTCCGAAGCGATGGACGGCGACCGGCCGACCGTCCGCAACGACCTTCGACTCAATCGCTCGACGTTCGTCGTCGGCGACGCGGCCCGCGCCGTCGACGCCGACGGAGAAGCCGTCCCCGCCAGTGCCTCCGCGGCCATCCGCGAGGCGGGCACCGTCGCGGGCAACATCGCGAAGTTGGTCGACCACGACCTGACGAACCCGGACGACTTCGCCCCCCGGATGAAGCCCTACCGGTTCGAGGTTCCGGGCTGGATCGTCTCCGTCGGCGACGGCGCGGTGGCACAGGTCGGCCCGACGGTCGTCCGCGGCCCGGCCGCGCGAGCCATGAAGGCCACCGTCGGCGCGGGCTATCTCGGGTCGGTGAAGGCCATCAAGCAGGCCGCCGAGTTGGTCCGAGAGGAGTTGGGCCACGGCCACGGCGGTCTCGACGACCTCAACGACCTCGACGACCTCGCTCCCGAAGAGTTAGACGAGGTCTCGGCCGACGAGGTGTTCGACCGCGTCGACGAGGTCACCATCGACGTCCTCGGTGAAGACGACGAGGATGAGGACGAGAACGAGGACGAGGAAGGAGACGAGTTCTGA